A stretch of Myceligenerans xiligouense DNA encodes these proteins:
- a CDS encoding hydroxyacid dehydrogenase produces MNRPEVLLAMSHGTYRAQFGAAERERLAELAMLGEPLQVARLDEPTARERLADVEVLLTSWGAPPLTADVLEAAPALRAVIHCAGTVKPVVTDAVWDRDLLVTNAVDANAVPVAEFTFAAIVMAGKRAPFLAARARTARDDWSVSDLGDLSNRGRTIGIVGFSRTGRRVVERLAALDVREVLVSDPYADRDEVKAAGARLTGLDEVLATSDITSLHAPALPSTRHLISARELALMPHGATLINTARGMVVDTAALEAECATGRLFAILDVTDPEPLPADSVLYDLPNVMITPHIAGSLGTETRRMTAAALDELERYVRGDAPASPVTRESLETSA; encoded by the coding sequence GTGAACCGACCCGAGGTGCTGCTGGCCATGTCGCACGGCACGTACCGCGCCCAGTTCGGCGCTGCCGAGCGGGAGCGGCTCGCGGAGCTGGCCATGCTCGGGGAGCCGCTGCAGGTGGCACGCCTGGACGAGCCGACGGCGCGCGAGCGGCTGGCGGACGTCGAGGTGCTGCTCACCTCCTGGGGCGCTCCTCCGCTCACCGCCGACGTGCTGGAGGCCGCCCCCGCCCTGCGGGCCGTGATCCACTGCGCGGGAACCGTGAAGCCCGTGGTGACCGACGCCGTCTGGGACCGCGACCTGCTGGTCACCAACGCGGTGGACGCGAACGCCGTCCCGGTCGCCGAGTTCACGTTCGCCGCGATCGTCATGGCCGGCAAGCGTGCGCCCTTCCTGGCCGCGCGTGCCCGCACGGCCCGGGACGACTGGTCGGTCAGCGACCTGGGAGACCTGTCGAACCGGGGCCGGACCATCGGGATCGTCGGGTTCTCGCGTACCGGACGCCGCGTCGTCGAACGCCTGGCGGCCCTGGACGTGCGTGAGGTGCTGGTCTCCGACCCCTACGCCGACCGGGACGAGGTCAAGGCCGCGGGCGCCCGGCTCACCGGCCTCGACGAGGTGCTGGCCACGAGCGACATCACGTCGCTGCACGCGCCGGCCCTGCCGAGCACCCGCCACCTGATCTCCGCGCGCGAGCTCGCGCTGATGCCCCACGGCGCCACCCTGATCAACACCGCCCGCGGCATGGTCGTGGACACGGCCGCGCTCGAGGCCGAGTGCGCGACCGGCCGGCTCTTCGCGATCCTCGACGTGACCGACCCCGAGCCGCTGCCCGCGGACTCGGTGCTCTACGACCTCCCGAACGTCATGATCACGCCGCACATCGCGGGCTCGCTGGGTACCGAGACGCGCAGGATGACCGCCGCGGCGCTGGACGAGCTGGAACGGTACGTGCGCGGTGACGCGCCCGCGTCGCCGGTGACCCGCGAGAGCCTGGAGACGAGCGCATGA
- a CDS encoding RICIN domain-containing protein, which produces MRRIYGVLAALSCAVASTLAFGLPARADEVTVPNATQFTTTGGSPVHAHGGGVVKSGSYYYWIGEHRQPDDNGFRYVSCYRSTDLADWEFVNNVLTQASDPELQQANIERPKIMYNPATDRYVIWAHKENGVDYGEARAAVAVSTTNQPCGSYDYRGSFRPLGHMSRDIGVFVDDDGTGYMYSSARENYDLHIYRLTADFAGIDELVADPWHGGHREAPALFKRGDTYFMLTSGATGWSPNQQQYATAPSVTGPWTAMRNVGDPTMYGSQTAFVLPIQGSQGTDYLYMGDRWGNSFGGIVNDSRYVWAPIEFPTSTTMEVDYFAELAIDTDAGTVTGQGGPFRTLEPRHASTCADVTNNNVRAGEQLKTYTCNGQGNQRFWFRDAGGGHFTIVAQHSNMCLQENASTVTQESCDGGTDQQWRSESAGTYLRILARNSGECLDVSGGGTGQGAQIITYACNGQSNQQWARG; this is translated from the coding sequence ATGCGACGCATCTACGGGGTCCTCGCGGCCCTGAGCTGCGCGGTCGCCTCGACGTTGGCGTTCGGGCTGCCGGCCCGTGCCGACGAGGTCACCGTGCCGAACGCGACCCAGTTCACGACCACGGGCGGAAGCCCGGTCCACGCCCACGGCGGCGGGGTGGTGAAGTCGGGGAGCTACTACTACTGGATCGGTGAGCACCGGCAGCCGGACGACAACGGCTTCCGGTACGTCAGCTGCTACCGGTCCACGGACCTGGCGGACTGGGAGTTCGTCAACAACGTGCTGACGCAGGCCAGCGACCCGGAGCTGCAGCAGGCCAACATCGAGCGACCCAAGATCATGTACAACCCGGCCACCGACCGCTACGTGATCTGGGCGCACAAGGAGAACGGCGTCGACTACGGCGAGGCGCGCGCTGCCGTCGCCGTCTCCACCACGAACCAGCCGTGCGGCAGCTACGACTACCGTGGCAGCTTCCGGCCGCTCGGCCACATGTCGCGCGACATCGGCGTGTTCGTGGACGACGACGGCACCGGCTACATGTACTCGTCCGCCCGGGAGAACTACGACCTGCACATCTACCGGCTCACCGCCGACTTCGCGGGGATCGACGAGCTCGTGGCGGACCCGTGGCACGGCGGGCACCGTGAGGCGCCCGCCCTGTTCAAGCGGGGCGACACGTACTTCATGCTGACCTCCGGAGCGACCGGCTGGTCGCCCAACCAGCAGCAGTACGCGACCGCGCCGAGCGTCACCGGCCCCTGGACGGCGATGCGGAACGTCGGCGACCCGACCATGTACGGCTCGCAGACCGCCTTCGTGCTGCCGATCCAGGGCAGCCAGGGCACCGACTACCTGTACATGGGCGACCGGTGGGGCAACTCGTTCGGCGGCATCGTCAACGACTCCCGCTACGTCTGGGCGCCGATCGAGTTCCCGACCAGCACCACCATGGAGGTCGACTACTTCGCGGAGCTGGCCATCGACACCGACGCCGGGACGGTCACCGGCCAGGGCGGGCCGTTCCGCACGCTCGAGCCGAGGCACGCGAGCACCTGCGCCGACGTGACGAACAACAACGTCAGGGCGGGCGAGCAGCTGAAGACCTACACCTGCAACGGCCAGGGCAACCAGCGGTTCTGGTTCCGTGACGCGGGCGGTGGCCACTTCACGATCGTGGCGCAGCACTCGAACATGTGCCTGCAGGAGAACGCCTCCACGGTCACCCAGGAGTCCTGCGACGGCGGCACGGACCAGCAGTGGCGCAGCGAGTCCGCCGGCACCTATCTGAGGATCCTGGCCCGGAACTCGGGCGAGTGCCTGGACGTCAGCGGCGGCGGCACCGGGCAGGGCGCGCAGATCATCACCTACGCGTGCAACGGCCAGAGCAACCAGCAGTGGGCGCGCGGCTAG
- a CDS encoding ABC transporter substrate-binding protein, protein MNRKTIATVGAAAAASLALTACGGGDASSGSEEPDGPVTISLAGWDFASTPEFETLATAYEEQNEDVTVELTEYPAGEEYDTALTADLAAGTAPDVFIVKNLKNYVTFQEGGTLLDISDVAAELDPATGGLEAMAVDGATYAVPYRQDSWLLYYNKALFDQAGVDHPDGSWTWDDYADAAAELTDGIGEDDVTGAYLHSWQSTVQGFALAQTEGATLDSGDFGFLAPYYERQLAMQDEGSQPTYATVTTNELAYQSQFGTQKSAMVTMGSWYIGTLVAEQASGDADEFEWGLAPAPQFDESTTGTDNTPVTFGDPTTMGINAGIDDAKVATAKDFLKFAAGPEGAAALAEIGITPALIDDTVADTVFALDGVPQDDLSRFAYTTHETLPENPVGADTAAIQTILGDLHSAVMSESDPVDDAIADAQERAANEVG, encoded by the coding sequence ATGAACCGCAAGACCATCGCCACTGTGGGAGCCGCCGCCGCGGCGTCCCTCGCCCTGACCGCCTGCGGCGGCGGGGACGCGTCCTCCGGCTCCGAGGAGCCGGACGGCCCCGTCACCATCAGCCTGGCCGGATGGGACTTCGCCTCCACGCCGGAGTTCGAGACGCTGGCCACGGCCTACGAGGAGCAGAACGAGGACGTCACGGTCGAGCTCACGGAGTATCCCGCGGGTGAGGAGTACGACACGGCGCTGACGGCGGACCTGGCGGCCGGTACCGCTCCGGACGTCTTCATCGTCAAGAACCTGAAGAACTACGTCACCTTCCAGGAAGGCGGCACGCTGCTCGACATCTCCGACGTGGCCGCCGAGCTCGACCCGGCCACCGGCGGTCTCGAGGCGATGGCGGTCGACGGCGCGACGTACGCCGTGCCGTACCGTCAGGACTCGTGGCTGCTCTACTACAACAAGGCGCTGTTCGACCAGGCCGGGGTCGACCACCCGGACGGCTCGTGGACGTGGGACGACTACGCCGACGCCGCGGCCGAGCTCACCGACGGGATCGGTGAGGACGACGTGACCGGCGCCTACCTGCACAGCTGGCAGTCCACGGTGCAGGGCTTCGCCCTCGCGCAGACCGAGGGCGCCACCCTGGACAGCGGCGACTTCGGCTTCCTCGCGCCCTACTACGAGCGTCAGCTCGCGATGCAGGACGAGGGTTCGCAGCCCACCTACGCCACCGTGACCACCAACGAGCTCGCGTACCAGTCGCAGTTCGGCACCCAGAAGTCGGCGATGGTCACGATGGGCTCGTGGTACATCGGCACGTTGGTGGCGGAGCAGGCCTCGGGCGACGCGGACGAGTTCGAGTGGGGCCTCGCCCCCGCCCCGCAGTTCGACGAGTCCACCACCGGCACCGACAACACCCCGGTCACCTTCGGCGACCCGACGACGATGGGCATCAACGCCGGGATCGACGACGCGAAGGTCGCCACCGCGAAGGACTTCCTGAAGTTCGCGGCGGGTCCCGAGGGCGCGGCCGCGCTGGCCGAGATCGGCATCACGCCCGCCCTGATCGACGACACCGTGGCCGACACGGTCTTCGCGCTCGACGGCGTTCCGCAGGACGACCTGTCGCGGTTCGCCTACACGACCCACGAGACGCTGCCGGAGAACCCGGTGGGCGCCGACACGGCGGCGATCCAGACGATCCTGGGCGACCTCCACTCGGCGGTCATGTCCGAGTCGGACCCGGTCGACGACGCGATCGCGGACGCGCAGGAGCGTGCCGCCAACGAGGTCGGCTGA
- a CDS encoding DUF2264 domain-containing protein — MSGARPASGTRYGRDGMTREELAAFADGLLTAALEYASPSGSLITLPGEPGGYGTEVDGLEGYARTFLAAGFRLAGEAGADPLNLAERYAAGLAAGTDPEHPERWVTPVEDPQAKVEAASIALILDLTRPWIWDRLAPVAQEQVVDYLSTVVGDDTYPHCNWVWFRIVVETFLRSVGGPWSADDIEADLAAHDSFLRADGWFSDGDERSYDHYAGWALHLYPVLWARMSGAVEAGAPVPATGSGPERASRRERDVAHLDRYLRDAVGLVGADGSPLLQGRSLTYRFAAAAPFWAGAVAGVPGTSPGLLRQAATRVVGHFADHGVPGPDGLLTLGWHDAWRPIAQRYSGTGSPYWAAKGLLGLALPADHPVWTAPAEPLLPVEREDAVTVLAAPGWAVSSTAGDGVVRVVNHGTDHAVEGDRAGDSPLYARLGYSTATSPLLDAEAWTRPADQSVVLLDDAGRATHRTGFRTLRAEPADGASAVLASVAEAHWLDVDPDAPDHGSGRPGTATPAGAITTVSVVHGAWEVRLVRVDALARGEDGAARARSLEISGWAVSGHDVELGELGEATAGGMRTRVVPLDDALLADVRELPDATPLGPRSAVPFGYVAPGAAVPAGTWLAAAVELAGAPGPDVTRSGSVPRIESHDDAGDDVVVHWPDGARTAVVLPPPHEPRSDAT; from the coding sequence ATGAGCGGCGCGCGGCCGGCGTCGGGCACCCGCTACGGGCGCGACGGGATGACCCGGGAGGAACTCGCGGCGTTCGCCGACGGGCTGCTGACCGCCGCACTCGAGTACGCGTCGCCGTCGGGCAGCCTGATCACCCTGCCGGGCGAGCCCGGCGGGTACGGGACCGAGGTCGACGGGCTCGAGGGGTACGCCCGCACGTTCCTGGCCGCCGGGTTCCGCCTGGCCGGCGAGGCCGGCGCGGACCCCCTCAACCTGGCCGAGCGGTACGCCGCCGGGCTGGCCGCGGGCACCGACCCGGAGCACCCCGAGCGCTGGGTGACGCCCGTCGAGGACCCGCAGGCGAAGGTCGAGGCCGCCTCGATCGCCCTCATCCTGGACCTGACGCGGCCCTGGATCTGGGACCGCCTCGCCCCCGTGGCGCAGGAGCAGGTGGTCGACTACCTGAGCACGGTGGTGGGCGACGACACCTACCCGCACTGCAACTGGGTGTGGTTCCGGATCGTCGTGGAGACGTTCCTCCGGTCGGTGGGCGGCCCCTGGTCGGCCGACGACATCGAGGCGGACCTCGCGGCGCACGACTCGTTCCTCCGGGCGGACGGCTGGTTCTCCGACGGCGACGAGCGATCCTACGACCACTACGCCGGCTGGGCGCTGCACCTGTATCCCGTGCTCTGGGCGCGGATGTCCGGCGCGGTCGAGGCGGGCGCACCCGTTCCGGCGACCGGTTCCGGCCCGGAGCGTGCTTCCCGCCGGGAGCGCGACGTCGCGCACCTGGACCGGTACCTGCGGGACGCGGTCGGCCTCGTCGGCGCCGACGGCAGTCCGCTGCTCCAGGGCCGGTCACTGACCTACCGGTTCGCGGCCGCCGCGCCGTTCTGGGCGGGCGCGGTCGCCGGCGTGCCGGGCACGTCGCCCGGGCTGCTGCGTCAGGCGGCCACGCGCGTCGTGGGCCACTTCGCGGACCACGGCGTGCCCGGACCCGACGGGCTGCTCACGCTCGGCTGGCACGACGCGTGGCGGCCGATCGCGCAGCGGTACAGCGGCACCGGCTCCCCGTACTGGGCCGCCAAGGGCCTGCTCGGGCTCGCGCTCCCCGCGGACCACCCGGTATGGACCGCGCCGGCCGAGCCGCTGCTCCCCGTCGAGCGGGAGGACGCGGTGACGGTGCTGGCCGCCCCCGGCTGGGCGGTGTCGTCCACGGCCGGCGACGGTGTGGTGCGGGTGGTCAACCACGGCACGGACCACGCCGTCGAGGGCGACCGCGCGGGGGACTCGCCGCTGTACGCGCGCCTCGGCTACTCGACCGCCACGTCGCCGCTGCTCGACGCGGAGGCCTGGACGCGTCCCGCGGACCAGTCCGTGGTGCTGCTCGACGACGCCGGCCGCGCCACCCACCGCACGGGCTTCCGCACGCTGCGCGCCGAGCCGGCCGACGGCGCGTCCGCCGTGCTCGCCTCGGTCGCCGAGGCCCATTGGCTCGACGTCGATCCCGACGCGCCCGATCACGGCTCCGGGCGTCCCGGTACGGCGACGCCCGCCGGCGCGATCACCACCGTCTCGGTGGTGCACGGCGCCTGGGAGGTGCGTCTCGTCCGCGTCGACGCGCTCGCGCGCGGTGAGGACGGAGCGGCTCGTGCCCGGTCGTTGGAGATCAGCGGCTGGGCCGTGAGCGGGCACGACGTCGAGCTCGGCGAACTCGGTGAGGCCACCGCCGGCGGCATGCGCACCCGGGTGGTTCCGCTGGACGACGCGTTGCTGGCCGACGTGCGGGAACTGCCGGACGCGACGCCGCTCGGCCCCCGGTCCGCGGTGCCTTTCGGGTACGTCGCGCCAGGGGCGGCGGTGCCCGCCGGCACGTGGCTCGCGGCCGCCGTCGAACTCGCCGGGGCGCCGGGCCCGGACGTCACCCGATCCGGGTCCGTCCCCCGGATCGAATCCCACGACGACGCCGGGGACGACGTCGTCGTGCACTGGCCGGACGGCGCACGGACCGCCGTCGTCCTCCCACCACCTCACGAACCACGGTCCGACGCGACCTGA
- a CDS encoding substrate-binding domain-containing protein, giving the protein MTTEPAALLPAERRARLVQRLHDDGWARVADLAAALGVTPVTVRRDIAQLADEGVLERVHGGARLVSGSGRPDLPNGTTTTEATRTVPPATREEARTLTVGMVVPSLDYYYPEVIRGARVAAASSHVRIILRNGSYDAAEVRRQVAALAAATDGLLVSPPVDAPEVTEWLTTLGVPVVLVERRGQAGPFHEPLESVVTDHALGAAMGVRHLAAEGHTRIGLVTSRTSPTSRGVRAGWRTAVAELGLGDGCLDLDTVSHRDAGWHDDAGRVLDACAEAGTTALLVHSDPEAISLVERARDRGLRVPEDLAVVAYDDEVAGLADPPITGIRPPKAALGAAALELLTRRIADPGRPVQRIQLGPQLIVRASSRGAG; this is encoded by the coding sequence ATGACCACCGAGCCCGCAGCTCTCCTGCCGGCCGAACGGCGCGCACGCCTCGTGCAACGCCTGCACGACGACGGGTGGGCGCGCGTCGCCGATCTGGCCGCGGCGCTCGGCGTCACGCCGGTGACGGTACGCCGCGACATCGCCCAGCTCGCCGACGAGGGCGTGCTGGAACGGGTGCACGGCGGAGCACGGCTCGTGTCCGGCTCCGGACGGCCCGACCTGCCGAACGGCACCACGACCACGGAGGCCACGCGAACGGTACCGCCCGCGACGAGGGAGGAGGCCAGGACTCTCACCGTCGGCATGGTGGTGCCCAGCCTCGACTACTACTACCCCGAGGTGATTCGCGGGGCTCGGGTCGCCGCCGCGAGCTCGCACGTCCGGATCATCCTGCGCAACGGCTCGTACGACGCCGCGGAGGTGCGCCGGCAGGTCGCGGCGCTGGCGGCCGCCACCGACGGGCTGCTGGTCAGCCCACCCGTCGACGCGCCGGAGGTGACGGAGTGGCTCACCACGCTCGGCGTGCCGGTGGTGCTCGTGGAGCGCCGTGGACAGGCGGGGCCGTTCCACGAGCCGCTCGAGTCGGTGGTGACGGACCACGCCCTCGGCGCGGCGATGGGAGTGCGCCATCTCGCGGCCGAGGGTCACACCCGGATCGGGCTCGTGACCTCCCGGACCAGCCCGACCAGCCGCGGTGTCCGCGCCGGGTGGCGCACGGCCGTCGCCGAGCTCGGGCTCGGCGACGGCTGCCTCGACCTGGACACCGTCTCGCACCGGGACGCCGGCTGGCACGACGACGCCGGGCGTGTCCTGGACGCCTGCGCCGAGGCGGGGACGACAGCCCTGCTCGTGCACTCCGACCCGGAGGCGATCAGCCTGGTGGAGCGGGCACGCGACCGCGGCCTGCGCGTCCCGGAGGATCTCGCCGTCGTCGCGTACGACGACGAGGTGGCCGGGCTCGCCGATCCGCCCATCACCGGCATCCGGCCGCCCAAGGCGGCGCTCGGCGCGGCGGCACTCGAGCTTCTCACCCGCCGCATCGCCGATCCCGGGCGCCCCGTCCAGCGGATCCAGCTCGGCCCGCAACTGATCGTGCGGGCGTCGAGCCGCGGCGCGGGGTAG
- a CDS encoding Uma2 family endonuclease: MTDLPEWMRPPRPEGWLAEDLDHLPNAPRHIELIDGSLILTMSPQRRWHMKIIGALQQRLAEQAPGGHEVDREMTVLLDPKNRPEPDLVVSTTPYEGDQTWLPAQDVELVVEVVSPESEQRDKKMKPAKYADAGIRSMWIVEQEADDAVAVSVYELDDVTSAYTRTQVARGTLKVDLPFPIEVDLTTLAP; the protein is encoded by the coding sequence ATGACCGACCTTCCCGAATGGATGCGCCCTCCGCGCCCGGAGGGTTGGCTCGCCGAGGATCTGGACCACCTGCCGAACGCTCCACGCCACATCGAGCTCATCGACGGGAGCCTCATCCTCACGATGTCCCCACAGCGCCGCTGGCACATGAAAATCATCGGTGCCCTGCAGCAGCGGTTGGCCGAACAGGCGCCTGGTGGCCACGAGGTCGATCGCGAGATGACCGTGCTCCTGGACCCGAAGAACCGCCCCGAGCCGGACCTCGTCGTCTCGACGACGCCGTACGAGGGTGATCAGACCTGGCTGCCCGCGCAGGACGTCGAACTCGTGGTCGAGGTCGTCTCCCCCGAGTCCGAGCAACGCGACAAGAAGATGAAGCCCGCCAAGTACGCCGACGCGGGGATCCGGAGCATGTGGATCGTCGAGCAGGAGGCGGACGATGCCGTCGCCGTCTCGGTCTACGAGCTCGACGACGTCACGAGCGCCTACACGCGCACCCAGGTCGCCCGCGGCACGCTGAAGGTGGACCTCCCGTTCCCGATCGAGGTGGACCTCACCACGCTCGCCCCGTGA
- a CDS encoding ABC transporter substrate-binding protein, translating into MKNHTMRRALAAGAGLALAGTLAACGGSEAGGGGGDGASADEIEAALQEGGELTYWTWTPQAEKQVEAFEAAYPNVEVNLVDTSGAADNNQALQNAIAAGDGVPDVVQIEYQSLLQFQLPGHLTDLTEFGFGELEDLYTPSTWGAVSQNDGIWGLPQDSGPMAFFYNEALFAEHGVDVPTTWDEYIEAGEALQKADPDVCIGNDTGDAGLATSLIWQAGGQPFRAEGEQVTIDLADEGTTRWADMYQRVLDAGILCDIPGWTDEWFAALNDGTIASITFGAWGPGILEGSVPDGAGDWRIAPMLSYDGTPVNAENGGSSEAVPADAPNKLLGAGFLKWLNTSDESIDEFMATGGFPATVKQLESEEFLGYESEYFGGQAINEVLVGGADSVVEGWQYLPWQSYANGIFADTVGQAWLGETTLTDGLAAWQAENVKYGTDQGFTVTE; encoded by the coding sequence ATGAAGAACCACACGATGCGCCGTGCGCTGGCCGCCGGCGCGGGACTGGCCCTGGCCGGGACGCTGGCCGCCTGCGGCGGCTCCGAGGCCGGTGGCGGCGGTGGCGACGGCGCTTCCGCCGACGAGATCGAGGCCGCGCTCCAGGAGGGCGGCGAACTCACCTACTGGACGTGGACGCCGCAGGCCGAGAAGCAGGTCGAGGCGTTCGAGGCCGCCTACCCGAACGTGGAGGTGAACCTGGTCGACACGTCCGGCGCGGCCGACAACAACCAGGCGCTGCAGAACGCGATCGCCGCCGGGGACGGTGTCCCCGACGTGGTGCAGATCGAGTACCAGTCCCTGCTGCAGTTCCAGCTTCCCGGGCACCTGACGGACCTGACGGAGTTCGGGTTCGGTGAGCTCGAGGACCTGTACACGCCGTCCACCTGGGGTGCGGTGTCGCAGAACGACGGGATCTGGGGCCTGCCGCAGGACAGCGGCCCCATGGCGTTCTTCTACAACGAGGCGCTGTTCGCCGAGCACGGCGTGGACGTGCCCACCACGTGGGACGAGTACATCGAGGCCGGCGAGGCGCTCCAGAAGGCTGACCCGGACGTCTGCATCGGCAACGACACCGGTGACGCGGGCCTCGCCACGAGCCTCATCTGGCAGGCCGGCGGCCAGCCGTTCCGTGCCGAGGGCGAGCAGGTCACGATCGACCTCGCGGACGAGGGCACCACCCGGTGGGCGGACATGTACCAGCGGGTCCTCGACGCCGGCATCCTCTGCGACATCCCCGGCTGGACCGACGAGTGGTTCGCGGCGCTCAACGACGGCACCATCGCGTCGATCACGTTCGGTGCGTGGGGGCCGGGCATCCTCGAGGGCAGCGTGCCCGACGGCGCCGGTGACTGGCGGATCGCCCCGATGCTGAGCTACGACGGCACCCCGGTGAACGCCGAGAACGGCGGCTCCTCGGAGGCCGTGCCCGCCGACGCGCCGAACAAGCTGCTCGGTGCCGGCTTCCTCAAGTGGCTCAACACGAGCGACGAGTCGATCGACGAGTTCATGGCGACCGGCGGCTTCCCCGCGACCGTGAAGCAGCTGGAGTCCGAGGAGTTCCTCGGCTACGAGTCCGAGTACTTCGGCGGCCAGGCGATCAACGAGGTGCTGGTGGGCGGCGCGGACAGCGTCGTCGAGGGCTGGCAGTACCTGCCGTGGCAGTCGTACGCGAACGGCATCTTCGCCGACACGGTCGGCCAGGCGTGGCTGGGCGAGACGACCCTGACCGACGGCCTGGCGGCCTGGCAGGCCGAGAACGTGAAGTACGGCACCGACCAGGGCTTCACGGTCACCGAATGA
- a CDS encoding glycoside hydrolase family 35 protein yields MARFEIGERDFLLDGEPVQLVSGALHYFRVHPGLWADRIRKARLMGLNAIETYVPWNFHAPSRGEFRTTGRYDLGRFLDLVAAEGLHAIVRPGPYICAEWDGGGLPAWLFAADDDGRGAAGVRCADPGFLAAIGEYFGALLPIVAKRQVTAGGPVLAVQVENEYGAYGDDPPERREAYLRALVDLLREHLDVPLFTVDQANDHHQSRGGLPELHRMASFGSRATERLAVLRRHQPTGPLMCMEFWNGWFDSWGQHHHVTAPDTNARDLDDLLAAGASVNLYMFHGGTNFGFTNGANDKGTYLPITTSYDYDAPLSEHGAATPKFFAMREVIGRYRDVPDEVPPVAEPAPTLAIPLGQRIPLAQVAGSLGRPVRGDRLLTHDDVGHWSGLSLYATRIRPDDGVITFGEIRDRAIAFVDGAPVGTLSRTLGERTLPLPAVDGELTLLVEDQGRVNYASRIGEAKGLIGPARTTTREVTDWSVTALELEGPDGLLAPAVGGVFAEGSPSSRPVAGPVLCRGEFTSEPGADHFLRLDGWTKGLAWVNGWPLGRYWSHGPTRTMYVPGPVMREHNELVVLELQGASSSQVSFVAEPDLGHDEE; encoded by the coding sequence ATGGCGAGGTTCGAGATCGGTGAGCGGGACTTCTTGCTCGACGGCGAGCCGGTGCAGCTCGTCAGCGGCGCGCTGCACTACTTCCGGGTGCACCCCGGCCTGTGGGCGGACCGGATCCGGAAGGCCCGGCTCATGGGGCTGAACGCGATCGAGACGTACGTCCCGTGGAACTTCCACGCGCCGTCGCGCGGCGAGTTCCGCACCACGGGCCGGTACGACCTGGGGCGGTTCCTCGACCTGGTCGCCGCCGAGGGGCTGCACGCGATCGTCCGGCCCGGGCCGTACATCTGTGCAGAGTGGGACGGTGGCGGCCTCCCGGCCTGGCTGTTCGCCGCCGACGACGACGGTCGCGGCGCGGCCGGCGTGCGGTGCGCGGACCCCGGGTTCCTCGCCGCGATCGGCGAGTACTTCGGTGCGTTGCTGCCGATCGTCGCCAAGCGCCAGGTCACGGCGGGCGGCCCGGTGCTCGCCGTCCAGGTGGAGAACGAGTACGGCGCCTACGGTGACGACCCGCCCGAGCGCCGCGAGGCATACCTGCGGGCGCTCGTCGACCTGCTGCGCGAACACCTGGACGTGCCGCTGTTCACCGTGGACCAGGCGAACGACCACCACCAGTCCCGGGGCGGGCTGCCCGAGCTGCACAGGATGGCGTCGTTCGGGTCGCGGGCGACGGAGCGCCTGGCGGTGCTGCGCCGCCACCAGCCGACCGGGCCGCTGATGTGCATGGAGTTCTGGAACGGCTGGTTCGACTCGTGGGGACAGCACCACCATGTCACCGCGCCCGACACCAACGCCCGGGACCTCGACGACCTGCTCGCCGCGGGTGCGTCCGTGAACCTGTACATGTTCCACGGGGGGACGAACTTCGGGTTCACCAACGGCGCGAACGACAAGGGCACGTACCTGCCCATCACGACGTCGTACGACTACGACGCCCCCCTGTCCGAGCACGGCGCCGCGACGCCGAAGTTCTTCGCGATGCGGGAGGTGATCGGGCGGTACCGGGACGTGCCGGACGAGGTGCCTCCGGTGGCTGAGCCGGCGCCCACGCTCGCGATTCCGCTGGGGCAGCGGATACCGTTGGCGCAGGTGGCGGGAAGCCTCGGCCGCCCGGTGCGCGGCGACCGCCTGCTCACGCACGACGACGTCGGGCACTGGTCCGGGCTCAGCCTCTACGCGACCCGCATCCGGCCCGACGACGGCGTGATCACTTTCGGTGAGATCCGCGACCGGGCGATCGCGTTCGTCGACGGAGCACCCGTCGGCACGCTGAGCCGGACCCTGGGGGAGCGGACGCTGCCGCTGCCCGCGGTCGACGGCGAACTGACGCTGCTCGTCGAGGACCAGGGGCGTGTCAACTACGCCTCGCGCATCGGCGAGGCGAAGGGGCTGATCGGTCCGGCGCGGACGACGACGCGGGAGGTGACCGACTGGAGTGTGACGGCACTGGAGCTGGAAGGTCCGGACGGGCTGCTGGCCCCGGCCGTCGGCGGGGTGTTCGCCGAGGGCTCGCCGTCGTCACGTCCGGTGGCCGGGCCCGTGCTGTGCCGTGGCGAGTTCACGAGCGAGCCGGGCGCCGACCACTTCCTGCGGCTCGACGGCTGGACCAAGGGTCTGGCCTGGGTCAACGGCTGGCCCCTCGGCCGGTACTGGAGCCACGGCCCCACTCGGACGATGTACGTGCCGGGCCCGGTGATGCGCGAGCACAACGAGCTCGTGGTGCTGGAGCTCCAGGGAGCGTCCTCGTCGCAGGTGAGCTTCGTGGCGGAGCCGGACCTGGGGCACGACGAGGAGTGA